The Anomaloglossus baeobatrachus isolate aAnoBae1 chromosome 10, aAnoBae1.hap1, whole genome shotgun sequence genome has a segment encoding these proteins:
- the LOC142255300 gene encoding 5-hydroxytryptamine receptor 3A-like: MYLRGIILPLTVILLGTCRCGNTCSYKNVLDNITNLPGSDVRPVRNWKDPTLVLIDLSLYTVINLDTSLQIMTTYLWFNMAWKNEFLSWEPDDFCGIEKMLIPNNNFWLPDLYIYEMTESDGNSPVVPYYSVSSDGTIKSSMPLRVTSSCNLDIFKFPFDTQTCSLSFGPYIHTVQDIVMVAKSNSTQVYQNSKDIFVTKGDWFLMDITVKNSTYNTESDIYSEVIYEISIKRAPVVYIINLIIPACFMVILDIASMFIEIGTGERLGFKITVVLGFSVLLLILNNMLPTSDNPPVLGIFCCVCLAVMVVSIMGSIATSYMLMLSENQPNVPPWINTWIMKRLARILFFKVKASREDKLVSVESGERDNKDFKKNETCVSLEMTKTETQRESRIPVEVKLLKRLLLEVLKIRQEMKLSKDQDDAKSDWLFAAMVVDRLVLIVYLLIVTIMFAVVIKVWAT, encoded by the exons ATGTATCTTCGTGGAATTATACTGCCGCTCACAGTCATTCTCCTGG GTACGTGTCGATGTGGAAATACCTGCAGTTACAAAAATGTACTAGACAACATTACAAATCTGCCAGGCTCTGATGTGCGACCAGTGAGGAACTGGAAGGATCCTACCCTCGTCCTTATAGACCTGTCCCTGTACACTGTCATCAACTTG GACACCAGCTTGCAGATCATGACCACGTATCTCTGGTTTAACATG GCATGGAAAAACGAGTTCTTATCCTGGGAACCAGATGACTTCTGTGGCATTGAAAAAATGTTAATTCCTAACAATAATTTTTGGTTGCCAGACTTATACATCTATGAAAT GACGGAATCGGACGGCAACTCTCCAGTTGTCCCATACTACTCTGTTTCCAGCGATGGCACAATAAAAAGTTCCATGCCACTAAGAGTCACTAGTTCCTGCAATCTAGACATCTTCAAGTTCCCTTTTGATACCCAGACCTGTTCTTTGAGCTTTGGTCCATATATCCATACAG TTCAGGACATCGTTATGGTGGCAAAATCCAATTCCACTCAAGTCTATCAAAATTCTAAGGACATTTTTGTCACTAAAGGAGATTGGTTTTTAATGGACATCACTGTTAAAAACTCAACTTATAATACTGAAAGTGACATTTACAGCGAAGTTATATATGAG ATCTCTATAAAAAGAGCCCCGGTAGTTTACATCATAAACCTCATCATCCCGGCATGCTTCATGGTTATACTGGACATCGCCAGCATGTTTATTGAAATAGGAACTGGAGAGAGGTTAGGCTTCAAAATAACCGTGGTGCTGGGGTTCTCCGTGCTACTGCTGATTCTGAACAACATGCTCCCGACTTCAGATAATCCTCCGGTTCTAG gTATTTTCTGCTGCGTCTGCCTCGCCGTCATGGTTGTCAGTATAATGGGCTCCATTGCAACATCCTATATGTTAATGTTATCGGAAAACCAGCCAAATGTCCCACCTTGGATAAACACCTGGATCATGAAACGTTTAGCACGTATTCTGTTCTTCAAAGTAAAAGCCTCCAGAGAAGATAAATTGGTTTCGGTGGAGTCTGGAGAAAGAG ATAATAAAGACTTCAAGAAAAATGAAACATGCGTATCACTTGAGATGACAaaaacagagacacaaagagaatcACGAATTCCTGTAGAGGTGAAACTGCTAAAAAGATTATTGTTAGAAGTCCTCAAGATCCGCCAGGAAATGAAGTTGTCGAAGGATCAAGATGATGCCAAGTCAGATTGGTTGTTTGCTGCAATGGTTGTGGACCGGCTCGTCCTTATCGTCTACTTGCTCATTGTAACTATTATGTTTGCAGTGGTTATCAAAGTCTGGGCTACATGA